A single window of Mycobacterium sp. ITM-2016-00318 DNA harbors:
- a CDS encoding SH3-like domain-containing protein: MTDAAERAQQLALGSRLKTIYPEVPEWPTPDMIAHDHYLAYMKTSHDVGGELDYPHPYENKEEEQWELMTYVLCEVLGWRGIWVSEERRRLANVDVGRAIYLGLPYYGRWLWSVGRLLMEKKHISWGELTDRLAEVQERYAGGLNGGYPEAKPKSEGDGADVNRNKHHLEAVGIGDPQCFAGQAGVAKFKVGDKVKVRELPAMFYTRTPEYCRGAEGTIAEVTYESPAPEDEAWDREDAKSEWFYIVRFNQAELWDNYTGPKNDTLQTEIPERWLEAVG, encoded by the coding sequence GTGACTGATGCTGCCGAACGTGCCCAACAACTGGCACTGGGTTCGCGCCTGAAGACGATTTATCCCGAAGTCCCGGAATGGCCGACGCCGGACATGATCGCCCACGACCACTACCTCGCGTACATGAAGACCTCTCACGACGTGGGTGGCGAGCTGGATTATCCGCACCCCTACGAGAACAAAGAAGAAGAGCAGTGGGAACTGATGACCTACGTGCTCTGCGAGGTCCTCGGGTGGCGGGGTATCTGGGTCTCTGAGGAGCGTCGGAGGCTGGCCAATGTCGACGTCGGGCGCGCGATCTATCTGGGTCTTCCCTATTACGGTCGCTGGCTCTGGTCGGTCGGCCGGTTGTTGATGGAGAAGAAGCACATTTCCTGGGGTGAGCTGACCGATCGGCTCGCCGAGGTGCAGGAGCGCTACGCGGGCGGACTGAACGGCGGCTATCCGGAGGCGAAGCCGAAATCCGAAGGTGACGGGGCGGACGTCAACCGCAACAAGCACCACCTCGAAGCCGTCGGTATCGGTGATCCGCAATGCTTCGCCGGTCAGGCAGGCGTGGCGAAGTTCAAGGTCGGCGACAAGGTGAAGGTGCGAGAACTACCTGCGATGTTCTACACGAGGACCCCGGAGTACTGCCGCGGCGCCGAGGGGACGATCGCCGAGGTGACCTACGAAAGCCCGGCCCCCGAGGACGAGGCCTGGGACCGCGAAGACGCCAAATCGGAATGGTTTTACATCGTGCGGTTCAACCAGGCTGAGCTGTGGGACAACTACACCGGTCCCAAGAACGACACTCTGCAGACCGAGATCCCTGAGCGCTGGCTGGAAGCCGTCGGCTGA
- the scnC gene encoding thiocyanate hydrolase subunit gamma, producing MSDHGHDHSRTVKPMVDEITDFEVLEIALRELCIEKGLFTAEEHRLFTEYAEHIGPTPGARLVAKAWLDDDFKELAISDAVAAAKEVGIDWLEPTGFGTPSDFVAFKILADTPSVHNVIVCALCSCYPRPILGNSPEWYRTPNYRRRIVRWPRQVLSEFGLQLPDDVEVRVEDSNQKHRFMVMPMRPKGTDGWSEDQLTEIITRDCLIGVALPRPAVTTNVTPLVRAAIRPIEE from the coding sequence ATGTCCGACCACGGTCACGATCACTCGCGAACCGTCAAGCCGATGGTGGATGAGATCACCGATTTCGAGGTGCTCGAGATCGCCTTGCGCGAATTGTGCATCGAGAAGGGGCTTTTCACGGCCGAGGAACACCGACTGTTCACCGAGTATGCCGAGCACATCGGGCCGACTCCCGGTGCGCGTCTGGTCGCAAAGGCCTGGCTGGACGACGACTTCAAGGAGCTCGCGATCTCCGATGCCGTCGCCGCCGCCAAAGAGGTCGGCATCGACTGGCTCGAACCGACCGGCTTCGGCACCCCTAGCGACTTCGTGGCGTTCAAGATCCTCGCCGACACCCCGTCTGTGCACAACGTCATCGTGTGCGCGCTCTGCTCCTGCTACCCGCGTCCGATCCTGGGCAACTCACCGGAGTGGTACCGCACCCCGAACTACCGGCGCCGCATCGTGCGCTGGCCACGCCAGGTGCTCTCCGAGTTCGGGCTCCAATTGCCCGACGACGTGGAGGTGCGGGTGGAGGATTCCAACCAGAAACACCGCTTCATGGTCATGCCGATGCGTCCGAAGGGCACCGATGGGTGGAGCGAGGATCAGCTGACCGAAATCATCACTCGCGACTGCCTCATCGGGGTCGCACTGCCACGGCCGGCTGTCACGACGAACGTCACCCCCTTGGTCCGTGCGGCGATCCGGCCGATCGAAGAGTGA